From one Verrucomicrobiota bacterium genomic stretch:
- a CDS encoding PEP-CTERM sorting domain-containing protein, with protein sequence MPIGFNWLEQLNPATDSGGVLLDTNATATVIWDKDGSGLAGWSPGNPFMAGDEVVVDFNDVAMTTSFGGDPFKGQLIGNWTADDDDQWTQDGEWLYLLAYVPAASSFSGTDEYGVSSLVLIEGWPNNGPTHDIIGGGPIVTQAVPEPATLALVAGGLGLVFFRRKK encoded by the coding sequence ATGCCGATCGGGTTCAACTGGCTCGAGCAGCTCAACCCGGCCACTGACTCAGGCGGCGTCTTGCTCGACACGAACGCCACGGCAACAGTCATCTGGGACAAAGATGGCAGTGGCTTGGCCGGCTGGAGCCCGGGCAATCCGTTCATGGCCGGTGATGAGGTGGTCGTGGACTTCAACGATGTTGCGATGACCACCTCATTCGGCGGCGATCCGTTCAAGGGTCAACTGATCGGCAACTGGACGGCCGACGACGATGACCAGTGGACGCAGGACGGCGAGTGGCTGTACCTGCTTGCCTATGTCCCGGCCGCGTCTAGCTTTTCCGGGACCGATGAGTACGGGGTAAGCAGTCTGGTGCTGATTGAGGGTTGGCCGAACAACGGGCCGACGCACGACATTATCGGCGGTGGGCCGATTGTTACACAGGCAGTGCCGGAGCCTGCGACGCTCGCTCTAGTCGCGGGCGGCCTGGGGCTGGTCTTCTTCCGCCGGAAGAAGTAG